One Bufo gargarizans isolate SCDJY-AF-19 chromosome 4, ASM1485885v1, whole genome shotgun sequence DNA window includes the following coding sequences:
- the LOC122935302 gene encoding replication factor C subunit 4-like — protein MDVVSMCPTIQQLLHSLTPSKQLSMEINHIQMQSNVVFHILYKIHVFGKPCPPFKIVILDEADSMTSAAQAALRRTMEKESKTTRFCLICNYVSRIIEPLTSRCSKFRFKPLADGIQTQRILDICKKENVQITTEAVSHLVEVSEGDLRKAITFLQSATRLTAGKEITEQVVTEIAGVIPKETFERVLAACRSGSFEKLEIVVKNLINSGHAATQLVNQLHDIILEREDLTDKQKAIITEKLAEVDKCLADGADEYLQILSLFAVVMQQMTQNS, from the exons ATGGATGTTGTCAGTATGTGTCCTACCATACAGCAGCTTCTTCATTCACTTACTCCCAGTAAGCAGCTCAGTATGGAAATAAACCACATACAAATGCAGAGTAACGTAGTATTTCATATTCTGTATAAGATTCATGTTTT TGGCAAACCTTGCCCCCCATTTAAAATCGTTATCCTGGATGAAGCCGACTCTATGACATCAGCTGCACAGGCTGCTTTGAGGCGCACCATGGAAAAAGAGTCTAAAACAACTCGATTTTGTCTCATTTGTAATTATGTCAGTAG GATTATTGAACCTTTAACATCGAGATGTTCTAAGTTTCGATTTAAACCACTGGCAGATGGCATACAAACCCAAAGAATTCTGGATATCTGCAAAAAGGAAAATGTGCAAATTACAACTGAG gccgTAAGTCATCTGGTTGAGGTTTCAGAAGGAGACTTGAGGAAAGCAATCACATTCCTACAAAGTGCCACCAGGCTTACTGCAGGCAAGGAGATTACAGAACAAGTGGTAACTGAAATAGCCGGG GTGATCCCTAAGGAAACCTTTGAAAGAGTCTTGGCAGCTTGTCGGAGCGGATCTTTTGAAAAGCTAGAAATTGTAGTGAAG AATTTGATAAATAGTGGCCATGCAGCAACACAGCTTGTAAACCAGCTTCATGATATTATACTCGAACGAGAAGATCTGACTGACAAACAGAAGGCGATCATTACAGAGAAACTTGCA GAAGTGGACAAGTGTTTGGCTGATGGAGCAGATGAATACCTACAAATACTCAGTCTTTTTGCAGTTGTTATGCAACAAATGACTCAGAACAGCTAA